The Sesamum indicum cultivar Zhongzhi No. 13 linkage group LG6, S_indicum_v1.0, whole genome shotgun sequence genomic interval GTTTGCTGTCCGGTTGCGGCAGTTTGAATGCTGTTAAGAGTACTTCATCTAATTATTCAATGCGTATCTGCAATTTGATGCTGCTGAGGATCATAGTCTGAATAATCAATGTATAAGCCCATGTGTGGATATTTTGGTACAGCATTTCATAATGACAGTAACATACAGAATCTTTGAAGGTTTAATGTTTTAAGAACAAACATGCACTGCCACACTACACTCATACCTAAAACATGttgattttatgatattattgcCATGTATGATCATGTTTGCCTATTTCACTCAAAATTGGGAATTTCTTTGATTAGTAGGGAGGAAATTGTAATTGGAACAATTTCGTTTATGGGTTATATTAATGGTGGAATCACGACGGTAGGTGTAAGTTACGTCGAGTTTAcatgagatttgatataattacaaatatttatatgatttggGAAATTAATGTGAACCCTTGATAATGATGTCTGTCCAACAACTTTTGTTAGCTTCTATCATGATTTTCGtccaaatttttgtattgaattGTTCAAAATGTCCTTTTAAATCctgaattgtaattttttttttatgctttttaaaatttttctaggGTTAGTTACCCCTCTGAAAAGTACGAAATTACAGTCTCCCCAAAAGAAGTTGTTggattacacttacacccacTCTGAAAAGTCACTGTTTAGACCTGGCCTTCttttgttaggatttgaatgaaaaatattgacgttagccaaacaaattacataaatttctaattttacccatcgtttaatattttcatggaataatttgtacttatgaagaaaaatatgtaatgATGTTTAACCccactctatatatatatatattatatttatccatttataagtacaaaaatatacatgaaaatattaaatgaggagcaaaactgaaaatttatgaacttttctttgcttttgtcagcattttttatccaaacccTAACGAAATGAGGTCGGGTGTAAAGTGAGAATTCTCGAATaaggtgtaagtgtaatttcaaaaaaaaaaatgggggaaaagtgcaatttagcatttttagaGAAGGTCTAAGTGTAACTAACCTATTGTTCTATAATAACATCCGTCCAAcaccataattttatatattctttttattataacgTCCGCCCAACAGatgcttttatattttcttacaaaataaattaaaattttagtaaaactaaaattgacaTTTTCATCTTACTGTCTAAAAATTAGACAATTACATCGTATATCAAAAGAAGGCATTTATTACTatatcaaacttaaaaaaacgataaatgtaatttacccgaaagattttaaatataactttaagATAGGTCAAGTAAGTAAAATTACGAGGCAGAGAGCAGCAAATAGTAACATTTATAGAGAACATTCCACTTTATTCCACCACAATAAAGATTTGAATCTGTGAGAATGTGATGGGGCAAAGCTTAATAAGGTTAGGGTCATATTTTTCTGGCCTATGACTTTATATATCTTTGAGGAGAAAAGAGTAACTAAAAAAGACACAAGATAAGGtaaaaagagataaaaaaataaagtaagagATGAAAAGGGCGACAACTTGATTCTGTACCAAATAGAGTTGAGCAAAGCGACGACGGTTTTGCTCACTTTTGTCATACCAAATACTGTACGACAGCCCAAGtcctttatttttcagaatGAAAATTCCAAACAATCAACACCTGTTTCCTTAGTAATTAACTCCAGtggtttaatgtaatttatccttctgtgatgttgaaaatgaataaattatgaaagaaaaataacaatttatctttttgtaaatttaaaatgaagtaatttcaatatcagtaaattcggtgaattttgactaactgAGAAGCTTACTTGTTACACGGAGCAAATTTTAGaagtgctagatataattttttaaactatagagaaaaagagtgtaattatccctttagaaaatatagggaggtaaattggtACAGTTgtaaaattgctattttttttttgcagggggtaatttgctatcaTAGGAGGCTGCTTGGCGCGTATTGATTTGTAACCGTTAatcacaataaaattattctcaatttttcacttatattaattaattaattaattgaattttaatcgtatataaattttcatttgtaaaattgatttaattataggTAGAGGAGTGGTGGTGgattaattggatttataataaaaagaaaaggattgaagaagatgatggGATGGGGCATGTGTACAGTGAGGCTGTGTTTCTTGTATGGACGTGTGGGGTCATAATTGTCATTGTGACATAATAGCTGGCTTGTCTCTAATCtcatgtttaatttaattaattacaattattatttttaatgggGGAatgattatctttttattactaaatttatgctaataaagttattattaattaataattgggaaaatacaaaatacaaaacacaaaaagcGAAAAACCCTTACTAGAAACTCTCTCTCGGTCTCTCTCTCCCCTGTTGGAAGTCACTggtgagaaagagagagagaggggggggaggagagtgtgtgtgtgtgtgtgtgtcgaCTGTGTGTGACTGCAGCGCACGTCGGCGAATATTAAACGCCCAACACCTTCTCTTTGTTCTCCTCATTTCAAGTTCCTTCTTACGTTCTTGGAGTGATTCTTAATTCCTCTCGCATCACCTGCTTTCTGATGGGACCTCGCTTGTTTCCTACGGCACGCTGTTAGGGAGAAAGAACTATCTACAAACGCCATTGCTCATTGGGATTTGGGATTCATTTTTATGGTTTCGTAAATTTCTCCCGGTGTTGAGTGTGTTGTGTTGTGTGCTGTATCCGCATCGCACACTGGCGGACCTCAGAGGGACTCTAGCGTTCCTCCTGTCCGATCGTTTCGATTTTAAATCGAGGAGAAGAAAGCAGAAACTATTCTACAGAGGGACAAGAATGCTGTGGATAATGAGATTTTCTGGGTTTTTCTCCGCAGCAATGGTGATGGTTATACTCTCACCTTCTCTTCACTCCTTCCCTCCGGCGGAGGCAATTAGGTCTGATTCTCATCGGAGGCTCTCCATATCCGCACATTCGTTCGACAACTTCTACTTCCGAAAAGCCCCGGTATTCCGCAATGCTAATGAGTGTCGCTTATCGGAATTAGAAAAATCCAGTGTCTGTGATCCATCTCTCGTTCATGTAGCCATTACGCTAGACGTCGAATATCTCCGTGGCTCAATTGCCGCCGTCCATTCGATTCTGCAGCACTCTAAGTGCCCGGAAAGCGTGTTTTTCCATTTCCTGGTCCCGGATATGGGTCTCGAAAGCCTAGTCCGATCGACTTTCCCTGAGTTAAAGTTCAGAGTTTATTATTTCGATCCGGAAAGAGAGCGGAACCTGATCTCAAGCTCCGTCAGACTAGCGCTTGAACAGCCGTTAAACTATGCTCGAAATTATTTAGCGGATCTTCTAGAAACTTGTGTAACAAGAGTTATCTACTTGGACTCGGATCTGGTAGTGGTGGACGATATATCAAAGCTCTGGAGTACCAGCTTAGGGGGGAAAACAATCGGTGCACCGGAGTATTGCCACGccaatttcacaaaatatttcactGAACATTTCTGGTCGGATTCTAGATTGTCCGGCGTGTTTGCGGGTCGGAATCCTTGTTACTTTAATACGGGCGTGATGGTGATGGATCTGGCTAAGTGGAGGCGGTACGGGTACACGCGGCGGATAGAGAGATGGATGGAAATACAGAAGACAAGCATAAGCCGGATCTACGAGCTGGGTTCCCTGCCGCCGTTTCTACTGGTGTTCGCCGGACACGTGGCGCCCATCGAGCACAGGTGGAATCAGCATGGTTTGGGAGGGGATAATGTGTGGGGGAGCTGCAGGGACCTCCATCCTGGTCCAGTAAGCCTGCTGCACTGGAGCGGCAGCGGCAAGCCCTGGCTTCGGCTCGACTCAAAACGGCCTTGTCCACTCGACTCGTTGTGGGCGCCATTCGATTTGTTCGCGCACTCGGCGTGAAAATTTTTGCTCTCCCCTGTAATAGCTGTCTTCCGCCGGTAAATTCCTCCAGTgacctttttttaattatatttgctctttattttcttcatttttccttatttgattataatttttccctgtgttcaattattaattccatcttcaaaacttttatttcaatGGTGATTACTCATTACATGGTATCAATTTGTACTAGAACTCTATTGTTCTCTCCCTTTTGATAATAAGACTGAATTAGAGGGATACTATTCGTTCAGCTGTGTTTGAAATGTTAAAGTTGTTctcttgatttctttttaagtCGGAATCGACTGGAAATACTGTGTTGGGGGCTGAAACAAAATGACGAAAAGACTTTGAATATAGCTTAGTTAGCTGACAAAAATGATGAGAAGTCTCAATGTTGTTGTCGGTCTACTTGCatctattttagtaatttcatgtGTGTACTTGTTAGCTGAAGGTATTATTTTTCCTATGAATGAGACATATACCTGTGGGTGACATGAAAATTTGCTATACCTCTATATACCAAAAGGCAGTTGGGTGGGAATTCTCAACAATAGACTCAAccatcaaaagaaaaggaaaagagcaCAGGTTCAGAGATGCCGTCTATATGAGTTTGTACACACATGAGTCACGAACCGTTACATCACAAATGACATTATCATTATatgttaattcaataattcGCGATTCATGTGGatacaaatttatatggaCTTCATCAAATTTCCCAAAGAGCACCAAGCTATTTTGGGTGGGGTGAGAAGCTTTACGTTCCGCGAGCCGAGAAGAAAGGGATCTTTACTTTTACAGTGGAACGTTAACATGGGAGTTGTTTGATATGGCCAAGATACAAGATAATATATGTACCCTTTGATTGATAGTGAGGGTGGTTGTTTCTAATTGGAAAATTAATGGTGGAACTGTATTTTCTATGGAATTGATATAAGCGATTCTTTTGTGTGAATAGTGGTTGGGCCATTATAGGGTGTGTGGCACACATGTTCTGGGTAGGTTGGTGCTCTGTCGTTGGTGAGAAATGAGAAGTTTGCTCTCCCCACTTTGAGAGGtttattattacttatttGGAGGTAGACTTTAGAAGGTAATTATTAACACGCCAAGATACAGAGTACTTAGAATATTTGGAAAGGATTTCCTATTGTGGAGAGTGGGAGCATATGTTAGTGCTGTCCAATGTCCATTAAACAACATAATTGAGCTTCATTGATTCAGAATAAGAAGTTTCGGACAGTTGGGAAAGTTTGCAATGTGTGTTTTCCCCCATTGTACTCTTTAAAGCCGTGAGGACTAGATACTAATTACTACAACTCAATGTTTCGGTGCCACCCAACAGCTGCTGTCGGTGGCATTGAACAAGAAAAGGTTTTGAAAGGGAAGTTGTTTATCATCTGATgttttagatgaaaaaattcatttggaGACTGGCTGCTCACGCTTCAAATTCAACCCCCCCATGTCCTGTCCTTTTCTGTGGAATTTGATTATTGGGTGGCATCTGTCTTTATCTTCCTATTCAGTTTTGAACCTTTCCaggtttcttttcttattttgtggGGTGGGGGTTGGGGGTTAGTTGAAGGTGATCAGTTTGGGATTTATCATCATATAAACTAATTGTTTTACTAAAGTTTTGAGATGTGTCTAATAATGGTGTTGGTTAGTGTCAAGTCTTTGAAGATTTCATTGTTTATTTCCGGCCATTTATGTGAAAATGATTAGTATATACTAACATATGAGTTTAACTAATATTTGGTCACAGTTAACCTAGTTAGGGAAGAAGCATATGAGAGGGAAATCCCTTCATTTGGGGCTTCGGTTGGTCGTGAATCAGTGATGTATTGGCGACTTGCCAGTGGTATGTAGAAAATTTCAGTGACTACGAACTCAGCTTTCGTTATTGCTGAGTTAGTGGGGTGACCCCTTCCTTTTCCCTGCCATCACACACACGGGCCCAGTTGCTCAACACCCTCTTGCaagttaaatttcaaaaaattttagtttggatCCGACTTGGTTGAACCTGAATCAGTTATGTATCAAGTATAATATGTTTGTGTAATTGGtgtataactaaaaaaaaagtaaccaATTTCACACTTGcattgtgattgatttggttcgatcaaaattaattcagataaaaaatttctgtTACAATACATACACCGagaattgctattattttacAAGTACAGCTGGTAGCCTACGCATCgcttttttggtaatttaatgGAGTTGATTAGCACTTGGCATCTGACATTAGAAGACCAGATTGTGAATGAGGTGAGATAACACAGAAGATCAATCTGACTTGACAGCCCCTTTCCCACAATTATCCTAATGATCATATGCTCTattgctatataattatattcaaatcGATTGAATGCTTCTACAACACATGGCAGAAAAGACTGCTCCCCCAAAAGCCCAAAAAGGAtcaatgatgatgatggtatACATGCACCTGTTGGCTGTCGTTTTTAAGGCCAAACTTTACAGCTAGAAAACAGCAACTCCAATTGAGACAACTTCTATTTGAGGGGCCAAATTGACATTTTCGTGGCCCACAAATACAAGTGGGGGCACTCTTTATCTTCAGCTTCTTTACAGTGTCATCAAACAGTCATCTTTAGAGCATATTAGAGAAGTTTACATGCAATCAAGACTCAATCAAACTAGTGATTCTTCACTGTGCACTGATGCAATCTTCTCATTATACAGCAGAAAGAAGTGTGCTCGTGTGGCTCCTTAAGGGCCTCACTTGCAAAATCACAACCACTTTAAAATTCACTTCACCTaacaaaatcacataattcCTTCCATTTCAGAAACTCTCACAAGGAAAT includes:
- the LOC105165204 gene encoding probable galacturonosyltransferase-like 7, giving the protein MLWIMRFSGFFSAAMVMVILSPSLHSFPPAEAIRSDSHRRLSISAHSFDNFYFRKAPVFRNANECRLSELEKSSVCDPSLVHVAITLDVEYLRGSIAAVHSILQHSKCPESVFFHFLVPDMGLESLVRSTFPELKFRVYYFDPERERNLISSSVRLALEQPLNYARNYLADLLETCVTRVIYLDSDLVVVDDISKLWSTSLGGKTIGAPEYCHANFTKYFTEHFWSDSRLSGVFAGRNPCYFNTGVMVMDLAKWRRYGYTRRIERWMEIQKTSISRIYELGSLPPFLLVFAGHVAPIEHRWNQHGLGGDNVWGSCRDLHPGPVSLLHWSGSGKPWLRLDSKRPCPLDSLWAPFDLFAHSA